A DNA window from Candidatus Binatia bacterium contains the following coding sequences:
- a CDS encoding aldehyde dehydrogenase family protein, whose amino-acid sequence MQECLKFYINGEWVPPVTPKTMDVSDPATEAVIGRISLGSAADVDRAVTAAAAAFESFGRTSREERLALLQRIVTAYEARLDEIARTISLEMGAPKFLANAAHAPAGLAHFKQAIEVLGSYEFVHQKGKTRIVREPIGVCGFITPWNWPINQIACKVAPALAAGCTMVLKPSEIAPLDAILFAEIVHAAGVPPGVFNLVNGDGPTVGAAIAAHPRIDMVSFTGSTRAGVLVAKAAADTVKRVAQELGGKSANIVLDDADLKRAVEGGVRSCFTNSGQSCNAPTRMLVPRARLAEAVAVARAAAEKAVVGDPQADGTTIGPVVSQAQFDKIQRLIQAGIDDGAELVTGGPGLPAGLTKGYYVRPTVFANVRNDMTIAREEIFGPVLSILPYDSEEDAIRIANDTPYGLSAYVSSGDPERALRVAARLRAGNVHINGAGPDFSAPFGGYKQSGNGREWGEYGFEEFLEVKAVMGCPA is encoded by the coding sequence ATGCAGGAGTGCCTGAAGTTCTACATCAACGGAGAGTGGGTTCCGCCGGTCACGCCGAAGACGATGGACGTCAGCGACCCGGCAACCGAGGCGGTGATCGGCCGGATCAGTCTGGGCAGTGCGGCGGACGTCGACCGGGCGGTCACCGCGGCCGCAGCGGCCTTCGAGTCCTTCGGCCGGACCTCGCGGGAGGAACGGCTCGCTCTCTTGCAGCGCATCGTCACCGCCTACGAGGCGCGCCTCGACGAAATCGCGCGCACGATTTCGCTCGAAATGGGCGCGCCGAAGTTCCTGGCGAATGCGGCGCATGCGCCGGCCGGACTCGCTCACTTCAAACAGGCGATCGAGGTGCTCGGCTCGTACGAGTTCGTGCACCAGAAGGGCAAGACCCGCATCGTCAGGGAGCCGATCGGGGTGTGCGGGTTCATCACGCCGTGGAACTGGCCGATCAATCAGATCGCTTGCAAGGTCGCGCCGGCGCTGGCGGCGGGTTGCACGATGGTGCTCAAGCCGAGCGAAATCGCGCCGCTCGATGCGATCTTGTTTGCGGAGATCGTGCACGCGGCCGGCGTACCGCCGGGGGTGTTCAACCTGGTCAACGGCGACGGTCCGACCGTCGGTGCGGCCATCGCCGCCCATCCGCGCATCGATATGGTGTCGTTCACGGGCTCGACCCGCGCCGGCGTGCTGGTCGCGAAGGCGGCCGCCGACACGGTCAAGCGCGTCGCTCAGGAACTGGGCGGCAAGTCGGCGAACATCGTTCTCGACGACGCCGACCTGAAGCGCGCGGTCGAGGGTGGCGTGCGGAGCTGCTTCACCAACAGCGGTCAGTCGTGCAACGCACCGACGCGTATGCTGGTGCCGCGGGCGCGGCTCGCCGAGGCGGTGGCGGTTGCCAGAGCGGCGGCGGAGAAGGCGGTCGTGGGCGACCCGCAGGCGGACGGCACGACGATCGGCCCGGTGGTCAGCCAGGCGCAGTTCGACAAGATTCAGCGGCTGATCCAGGCCGGCATCGACGACGGTGCGGAGTTAGTGACGGGCGGGCCGGGCCTGCCCGCGGGTCTGACGAAAGGCTACTACGTGCGCCCGACGGTGTTCGCGAACGTGCGCAACGACATGACCATCGCGCGCGAGGAGATCTTCGGGCCGGTGCTGTCGATCCTGCCGTACGATAGTGAGGAGGACGCAATCCGCATCGCCAACGATACGCCGTACGGTTTGTCCGCGTACGTGTCGTCCGGCGATCCGGAGCGGGCCCTGCGCGTCGCGGCGCGTTTGCGCGCTGGCAACGTCCACATCAACGGGGCGGGCCCGGATTTCTCCGCCCCATTCGGCGGCTACAAGCAATCCGGCAACGGCCGCGAATGGGGCGAGTACGGCTTCGAGGAGTTCCTCGAAGTAAAGGCGGTCATGGGCTGCCCGGCGTAG